The nucleotide sequence gtTTTATTATTCAATTGTCGTTCAACATTCTTGCAAAATAAAGCAGAAAGAATCATGCCTACACATATTCTGTGTAATAAACCACACAGAGGGAGTTTCTGTTGAACAAACATAAATTACTAGTGAATTGTTTCATAGCGTATTTCTTTCAGAGCGCAGTGAGTCTCTTCTGACTGCAATAAGTTCAATGTCAACACACTGAAGCAGAGATCTTGGATTTCAAACGAATGGCGCTGGTTATGAACTACATATGGGGGGAAACTGGATAACATGCAGATCCGAATAAATCTTTCTAACCCTGAACAAGATCAAAACTGAACTTAAAATGAGTAGTTTCTGTCACTACGCAAAATCAAATAGAAGCTAGGCCATACGAGAAAAAAAGGACTATCCTTCTGCATTTCAATAATATAGGATTGTTTTAAGCTCGGATaatagtattattattatcatacaGACAAATTCTTCTCCTTCAAGACCGGTGActtccaaaatggctgacaacGATCCTAGTTGATCATCCGTCCCTCAGGCTTGGTCATCGGTCTCTGTGGTTTCACACTCtcaccctccccctctctctctccctctctcttctacccccccccccccccttctatctctctctctctctctccctctctatctctctttgtaGACTCTACACGTGGTTAGCCTGCTGCAAAGTGAGGTACTGTCCGGCGTAATACTGCGAGAGTCCGGACAGGTCAAGCGTGTTGCAGTGGTCGccggcacacagacacacggtgCGGTTATTGGGGAGGTCCTCGAAGCAACCCTCCTCCAGCGTGCGTCCTCCCAGCCACAGGCTGCTGGCACACCCACGGTACACGGCTGTTGAGAAGAAAAGCAGGTATGAGAACAAGATTGATAGGATTATGGTGCTCTGTATCCTGAAACCGGTTCCAGTTTTGTCACGTGGTAGGTGTGCAAGATTTACTACAAACACGCAATAAATTGTACAGAAAATGTCGAGGGAAAAAACGAGAAACTGTTGTTTTTGCTTTGTCCGTGAACCGTGACGGATCCATTGACATCTTTGATACTTCAGGCATTCTCCTATGTCCTCACGATGCTCTCCCACTGTTCACCAAGCAGACGACGGACCTGTCGACTAGCCTGCCATCTTTCTTCACCTTACGACCACGTGTTAATTACAGCCGCTCAAATGTCAtttaaacaaccaaacaaatgaATAAGCAAAACGACTTATTCTCAAGTAACATAAAACATTAACAAATATTATGTTCTTTTACTTCTTTTCCAAGGTAACCTCAAACCCAACTCGCTTTCAGTTCTGGTACGTAATGCTCATAGCTGCAATGTCCATGCTCAATGAGGACTTTCAAAGCGCAGTTCCTGGGGTCGAACCGAAACAGTCAACATACTGTACGACTTTGGGGAACAGTTTTGTATCTACATCCAATGGTATATATATAGTGCTCGTTACTGTGAAAACACGCTACGTTCGCTCAGATCAAAGactttttttaacctcagttgcatgcaggtttgctactacaattattttttgcctttttttattttttatttttttatattttttttgtgtgtggcttggatcaaaccttcttcataggtcttttcttttctcagtcaaatgtgttcatttttaaatcaacaaactttatcagtaaactaaataaataaaaataatcataacataaatttattcctaatgttcagctcagtttcccataatacacccaaatctaactttttcccatatttaaattttccaatggtcattttggtgATTAAAATACAGATCAAAGACTCAATTCATTGATCGTAAACCACTTTGTACATCCAGTTGGAAAATATCCTTTTTTAGTCTGACAAAACACACCCTTTTCTTGAACCGAAGcactcaaaataataataataaagattgATAATACAACAATGTTCTACTCACATCCGGCAGGGTACAGTCCGACACTGGAGAAACAGAAGCTATCGCACGTGCTGGgcacgtaccactgcgccacgtagcctgtgacgtcacagttcTGGTTGATCCAGTAGCCGGGCAGAGGACTGCCGCTGTTGCAGTCGTAGCAGTTGAACGGGGCTGTGGAAATAAAGAAAATGAATATACTTTCAGGATTTTGCCATATAAACAAAAAGGAAATATATGCATGAGTGTATTTTAAGGATTGTTCAATTTCAATACAGCCATTTATATTGCGCTGATCCCAAACGAGATAACTGTAaattgtccacacacacacaaaaagaaagattAGTTTGTGGAACGTTAATTTAAAGTTATTACGTTATTAATTAGAACGTTTGAtgacacacaaaatgaaacattaaCAAAGACGTCGACCTAGCTGTCCTCGTAAAAGACGGACATACAAAGGATAATTAGACAATCAAGAGCACAATTCCTCAGCTCAGTAACACTGAAACTTTCAAGTAAAAAACCAACGTTCAAACGCTTAAATATTCTAAGGCTAAATGCAAACCATCGCGATCGCCTAAATTTCGGTAAGATCAATATCTCTGAAGGCGGTCTTTTTTTTAAGTCTGAAGCCTGTTTACTGAAAAcgcagtgctaaagcttcgtgggGCCAGCCTCGCGAAGCAAACCtagcgtagtcgacttcgcccagtcttAAGCTGAACTTACGCTGAGGCAGAGCAGCAGTGGTAGAAGCAGTGGCAGACTCAGGCGTGGTTTCACCAGTACTGCTTGTGGCTGTGGCAGTGATAGAAGTAGTGGCAGACTCAGGCGTGGTTTCACCAGTACTGCTTGTGGCTGTGGCAGTGGTAGAAGTAGTGGCAGACTCAGACGTGGTTTCACCAGTACTGCTCGTGGCTGGGGCAGTGGCCGGGGCGTCGCTGGCAGTCACGACATCAACAGCCTCAGTGGTGGCGACATCGTCGTCCGTGACACCAGCAGGGACGCCGACAACACCGAACCCCCCGATCGCCTccggttgctgttgttgttggacAAGCTGTGGTGTGGGTGGGAGGGTGCTGGCACTGCTCAGGCCCATGGCTGTGGAGAACAAAACCCATCAAGGGTAATTAGGGATCGCCAAGAAAAGTACATGTAAACAGATATACTGTTGGAtttggaaaaccttttcagaAGTGGAAGGCAGTGACGGAGGGGCAGCTAGAGCACACACGCTAAATACAGCAGCAGTAAGAACATTATATTCATGATGAAGAAGGaggcggtttgtttgtttgtttgtttgtttgcttaacgcccagccgaccacgaagggccatatcagggcggtgctgctttgacatataacgtgcgccacacacaagacagaagtcgcagcacaggcttcatgtctcacccagtcacattattctgacaccggacgaaccagtcctagcactaaccccataatgccagacgccaggcggagcagccactagattgccaattttaaagtcttaggtatgacccggccggggttcgaacccacgacctcccgatcacggggcggacgccttaccactaggccaaccgtgccggtaaggAGGCGGGTAATTGCGGAGGAGGGACATTGAATCGAATTCTTATCTGCTTAAATGTGAACATTATACAACGATTCAACGTGTTACCTGCTTGAATGTGAACATTGTACAACGATTCAACATCTTACCTGCTTAAATGTGAACATTAAACAACGATTCAACATCTTACCTGCTTAAATGTGAACATTGAACAACGATTCAACATCTTACCTGCTTAAATGTGAACATTAAACAACGATTCAACATCTTACCTGCTTAAATGTGAACATTATACAACGATTCAACATCTTACTTGCTTGAATGTGAACTCTGaattgtggtgtttttttcttctgttttgttAAGTTTGTTTTGTGACGCCTACTTTAAAATGTCCGGCTGTAGGCCTACTTTTTTATTTTGACAGAATTTAATTCTTGGTCAACTCCacacctttttcttcttcttctgcgttcgtgggctgaaactcccacgtacactcgtgcttttgcacgagtggaattttacgtgtatggccgtttttaccccgccatttaggcagccatacgccgctttcggatgaagcatgctgggtattttcgtgtttctataacccaccgaactctgacatggattacaggatcttttccgagcgcacttggtcttgtgcttgcgtgtacacacgaagggggataagacactagcaggtctgcacataagttgacctgggagatcggaaaaaatctccacacttaacccaccaggcggccgcggccgggattcgaaccctcgaccttctgattaagatgccgacgtcttaccaccccgccacagcgcccgtaaACTCCACACCGCTCAGGGGCGGggaagtagctcagttggtagcgcgctggctttgtagccagttggtcgctatcagcgtgagttcgaaccccacgttcggcgagagatttatttctcggagtcaactttgttaAGACTCTCttcagtgtccgaacacccccgtgtgcacacatgcgcacgaaaaagatcccaagttcacagcgaaagtctcagggcttggaaaacacgaagacacgcatgcatcatctctcgtctctgattatcatgatcgtattttgatactttgacgagacaaaccaaatgctggtgtgtcgaagaagacagccacagcgggcttgttcgagtcaaagtatcacaccatatcttcagcatattaccaatacctgtcccaatataggccaactggtctaagaggacgttaaaccctaatagtcagtcagtccgaCACCGTTCAGGCGAGAAAGGGATTAGATTGTTAGCAGAGTGTAACCACGGTAGCTTCAGAGACACCTAATTTAAGGTGAAGGGACAACGGGTAGGTTGTATGTCAAGCGAAACATAGTTATGGTGTTTGAATATGAACAACGCTAATGTAACGTCATTTCAAATCTCTGTAAAGCATCAGCAACAGCCACCATATAATAAAAACCGAAAATAGATTAGCATATAATAAAAACCGAAAATAAATTAGCATATAATAAAAACCGAAAATAAATTAGCATATAATaaaaaccgaaaataaatcagCATATAATAAAAACCGAAAATAGATTAGCATATAATAAAAACCGAAAATAAATTAGCATATAATAAAAACCGAAAATAAATTAGCATTCTGTGGCTTGAATGGTTAACGACATGCCAGACAATCTGTGACACTGTCAGGATACCTGGGGTACCGTCTCGGGTAATTATTCCTTGAGTCAAACGTTTTATTTTTAGTCAAAATTTGTTTCATATTCTTGAAATTGATGACAGTTTGTTGTTAATTTTTGGGCCACGAAAGGATCCCTCTTAATTTTAATGCTTCCTCAAATAGTCGTATCAGCAGTAGCAGCGAGGCAAAAAGAATACTCACCCAGAGCAACGAAGCAGATCGTAAACATTATCGACGCAGCCATAGTTTGTGTTGCTAGTAATTCCTCCTTGCACTTCCTCGGGAACAAGATTGTGACTGAACAGTGACGTGGATTTCTTTTTCAATTGAAGGAGGAAACAGACGATACGATTGTGAAAAGACTGCAATGTGTGGCCGTTATATAGTCATGCACGCTCCCTTAACTTACGTAACACAACTTGCGTACAATAATTCACCCCACACCGACATGACGTACGTAGGCTATGACACAGTCATACAGGTGAGAGCAGTTGTATGGCCGGCTCACTGTGTCTATTGCGAGTTTTTTTCcaggtggatttttttttaaatcctatTGAAGTTCCTTCTTCGTTGTCGCTGTCATCATATTTAGTCTTTGTCGCGGTGATTATTGAACACGGTACACACAGAAATCCCCGTTGGGTATACCGAGCAGGAGATTGTTGGAATAATAGGGGGAAACCAAATACCTTTTCATCTGACATGATCACGAGATTTTGTTTCCTACGTGGAAGGTGTTGTCCACGCTTAAAAAACATGGTGTTGGGGTGAGGTGTGATTCGGTACTGGGAAAGTAGCTGTGTCGTTAACTGTTACATACACaggcacatgcacacgcacgcacacacacacgcacgcacgcacacacacacacacacacacacacacacatacacactctctctctctttctctctctctctagctctctgtctctctctgtctgtctctctctgtctctctctcctcccccggctgtctgtctgtttgcgcGCCTGTCTTTCCGTTGCACtcgatgttttttgttgtttttctgtgtcGTTATTtttcggaggggggggggggggggcgggggttctgagtttgtttgtgcgtttgcttggtgtttttgttagttCGTTTGTTTGATTTGATTAAACATAAGTATCGTCAGTTGTAAAGTTTTTATTTGCACTTCAAGTTCACCCTACGTGTAatggctgtgtattggactgtcactgtatgcctgcattattagttgtcagtaattattacatgtgctgattgttctctttgtctgcgcgcgtatagtatgttggttatgtttggtcatagtatgtttgcttatgtttggtcgttacctttgcctgtgcgtgtattgtatgtttggtcgttttctttgcctgtgcatgtatagtttgttggttatgtttggtcggtttctttgcctgtgcgtgtatagtatgcttggtcgatgtatgtattgtaaagcgctaagagtagacatttttctagaatagcgctataaaagtttgcattattattattattattaatgcaCCCCGTCATGCCCTCAATAACTCTCCCACGCACATTGTCTACAGTCCTTGATCCGAAGATATGTCCTGTACCCCACCCCCTGCCTTGCTGCCCTCAACCAGAATTCCCCACCTGCACTCAACTGGGGAGGATGGGGAATACACTAAATCCCTCTGTCCCCAACAGCGCGGTTAAGCCCACACACCAATTCATAACTTCATTGCTCCGCTGTTCCGGTTCAGTTGGACAAGATTGATGGTGGCTGTCTGGTAACCTGCTTTGTTGTCTTCCGTCGTTGTGCATTAGCTAAGCCTACGACCATCCTTCCGCGTACCTCTTTGACGTAATCTCTTAAAAACCTGCGTGTTTCAAACAAAGGATCgacggtaatcttgaactttagcgtgttaaattcatagctcagaatccagtgacattctttacttacttttgatacaagtccacgtaagcaagccaaagaacattcgtcgtgaaattaattgacggattgagctccaaacttaagcataattaattattttagttgttcaatcgacgaa is from Littorina saxatilis isolate snail1 linkage group LG5, US_GU_Lsax_2.0, whole genome shotgun sequence and encodes:
- the LOC138967090 gene encoding integumentary mucin A.1-like isoform X2: MAASIMFTICFVALAMGLSSASTLPPTPQLVQQQQQPEAIGGFGVVGVPAGVTDDDVATTEAVDVVTASDAPATAPATSSTGETTSESATTSTTATATSSTGETTPESATASTTAALPQPPFNCYDCNSGSPLPGYWINQNCDVTGYVAQWYVPSTCDSFCFSSVGLYPAGSVYRGCASSLWLGGRTLEEGCFEDLPNNRTVCLCAGDHCNTLDLSGLSQYYAGQYLTLQQANHV
- the LOC138967090 gene encoding integumentary mucin A.1-like isoform X1; the protein is MAASIMFTICFVALAMGLSSASTLPPTPQLVQQQQQPEAIGGFGVVGVPAGVTDDDVATTEAVDVVTASDAPATAPATSSTGETTSESATTSTTATATSSTGETTPESATTSITATATSSTGETTPESATASTTAALPQPPFNCYDCNSGSPLPGYWINQNCDVTGYVAQWYVPSTCDSFCFSSVGLYPAGSVYRGCASSLWLGGRTLEEGCFEDLPNNRTVCLCAGDHCNTLDLSGLSQYYAGQYLTLQQANHV